In Microbacterium binotii, one DNA window encodes the following:
- a CDS encoding ABC transporter ATP-binding protein: MTVLLSGRGLSRTYRAPRTAHLAPRSLTHALDGIDLDVHEGESLGIIGESGSGKSTLIRLLLALDVPTAGTVSFEGRQIDPAASARRLHWLRRQTGIVFQDPYASLDPRMRVGRIVAEPLWALGIPGDREARVAEVLADVDLPADAAGRYPHEFSGGQRQRIALARALVHRPRLLVGDEPLSALDVTVRAQIIGLIDRLRSRDGLSLLMVSHDIGVVQALCDRVIVLKDGRMVEEGPTSRVLRHPSAPYTQRLLAAVPTLPGA; this comes from the coding sequence ATGACGGTGCTGCTCTCCGGCCGCGGTCTCTCGCGCACCTATCGGGCGCCGCGCACCGCGCATCTCGCGCCGCGGTCACTCACGCACGCGCTCGACGGGATCGACCTCGATGTTCACGAGGGCGAGTCGCTGGGCATCATCGGCGAATCCGGCTCGGGCAAGTCGACACTCATCCGTCTCCTCCTCGCACTCGACGTGCCCACCGCCGGCACCGTCAGCTTCGAGGGCCGCCAGATCGATCCGGCCGCCTCCGCGCGCCGGCTGCACTGGCTCAGGCGTCAGACCGGCATCGTCTTCCAGGACCCGTACGCGTCGCTCGATCCGCGGATGCGGGTGGGCCGCATCGTGGCCGAGCCGCTGTGGGCCTTGGGCATCCCGGGCGACCGCGAGGCGCGCGTGGCCGAGGTGCTCGCGGATGTGGATCTTCCCGCCGACGCCGCCGGACGCTATCCGCACGAGTTCTCGGGCGGACAGCGCCAGCGGATCGCCCTCGCCCGCGCCCTCGTGCACCGCCCGCGCCTGCTGGTCGGCGACGAGCCGCTGTCGGCGCTCGACGTGACGGTGCGCGCTCAGATCATCGGCCTCATCGATCGCCTGCGCAGCCGTGACGGACTCAGTCTCCTGATGGTCTCGCACGACATCGGCGTCGTACAGGCGCTCTGCGACCGCGTCATCGTGCTCAAGGACGGCCGCATGGTCGAGGAGGGACCGACCTCGCGTGTGCTGCGGCATCCGAGCGCGCCCTACACGCAGCGGCTGCTGGCCGCTGTGCCGACGCTCCCGGGGGCCTGA
- a CDS encoding uracil-DNA glycosylase — protein MAKTLPELAAAGLMDTGWAEALAPVADDIAALGERLRRETAAGRAYLPAGDRVLRAFQRPLADVKVLIVGQDPYPTPGHPIGLSFAVDAHVRPIPRSLANIYRELDDDLGITPAVHGDLSAWSEQGVMLLNRVLTVAPGSPASHRGWGWEKVTEHAIRVLAERGGPLVAVLWGRDAAGLTPILGGVPSIQSPHPSPLSASRGFFGSRPFSRVNELLIAQGGTGIDWRLPA, from the coding sequence ATGGCCAAGACGCTGCCCGAGCTCGCCGCGGCGGGCCTCATGGATACGGGCTGGGCCGAGGCCCTCGCCCCGGTCGCCGACGACATCGCCGCGCTGGGGGAGCGTCTGCGCCGGGAGACCGCCGCGGGGCGTGCCTACCTGCCCGCCGGGGACCGCGTCCTGCGCGCCTTCCAGCGGCCGCTCGCCGACGTCAAGGTGCTCATCGTGGGGCAGGACCCCTATCCGACACCCGGGCACCCCATCGGTCTCTCGTTCGCCGTCGACGCGCACGTGCGCCCCATCCCGCGCAGCCTCGCCAACATCTATCGCGAACTCGACGACGACCTGGGCATCACGCCGGCCGTGCACGGCGATCTCTCCGCGTGGAGCGAACAGGGCGTGATGCTGCTGAACCGGGTCCTGACCGTCGCGCCGGGTTCTCCCGCATCCCACCGCGGATGGGGATGGGAGAAGGTCACCGAGCACGCGATCCGCGTCCTCGCCGAGCGGGGCGGCCCTCTCGTCGCGGTGCTGTGGGGGAGGGATGCGGCGGGTCTCACGCCGATTCTCGGCGGCGTGCCGAGCATCCAGTCGCCGCATCCGTCGCCGCTGTCGGCCAGCAGGGGATTCTTCGGTTCCCGTCCGTTCTCCCGCGTCAACGAACTGCTGATCGCACAGGGCGGGACGGGGATCGACTGGCGGCTTCCCGCGTAG
- a CDS encoding phosphoribosyltransferase, which translates to MAPERETLTWDLFGQASRDIAREVIAADFVPEVVVAIARGGLLPAGAIAYGLGVKNCGAINVEFYTGIGTVLDAPELLPPELDMTYLNGRRVLLVDDVADSGRTLDLAVRLLVERGADVRSAVIYTKPTTIIQPDFSWKNTDLWIDFPWSWQGSVLEEDQGLPGSA; encoded by the coding sequence GTGGCGCCCGAACGCGAAACTCTGACCTGGGACCTGTTCGGTCAAGCGAGCCGTGACATCGCCCGTGAGGTGATCGCCGCCGACTTCGTGCCCGAGGTGGTCGTCGCGATCGCCCGCGGCGGGCTGCTGCCGGCCGGAGCGATCGCTTACGGACTCGGCGTGAAGAACTGCGGCGCGATCAACGTCGAGTTCTACACCGGCATCGGCACGGTGCTCGACGCTCCGGAGCTGCTTCCGCCAGAGCTCGACATGACATATCTGAACGGGCGTCGTGTGCTTCTCGTCGACGACGTCGCCGACAGCGGTCGCACGCTCGATCTCGCCGTGCGCCTGCTCGTCGAGCGGGGCGCCGACGTGCGCTCCGCCGTGATCTACACGAAGCCGACGACGATCATCCAGCCGGACTTCAGCTGGAAGAACACCGACCTGTGGATCGACTTCCCGTGGTCCTGGCAGGGCTCGGTCCTCGAAGAGGACCAGGGTCTTCCCGGCTCCGCCTGA
- a CDS encoding GNAT family N-acetyltransferase translates to MLEEEYQRRRRLPRHLRRQAPPERGFEFRIREATTADIPDIREIYNYYVTNSVVTFDEKKWSLTKWREKFDHLRKLELPFLVAESPSGQILGYALVQPWAGKSAYRYTVEDSIYLGQAASGKGLGTALLAALIEACEQKGIRELVAVISDKGAEGSIRLHEKLGFTEVGRMGRVGFKFGRWLGTVYLQKSLKPKKKRGLFSR, encoded by the coding sequence ATGCTCGAAGAGGAATACCAGCGCCGTCGGCGGCTTCCGCGACACCTGCGTCGCCAGGCTCCGCCCGAGCGCGGCTTCGAGTTCCGCATCCGCGAGGCGACGACGGCGGACATCCCCGACATCCGCGAGATCTACAACTACTACGTCACCAACTCCGTCGTGACCTTCGACGAGAAGAAGTGGTCTCTGACGAAGTGGCGGGAGAAGTTCGATCACCTGCGCAAGCTCGAGCTCCCCTTCCTGGTGGCGGAGAGCCCCTCCGGGCAGATCCTCGGATACGCGCTCGTGCAGCCCTGGGCGGGAAAATCCGCCTACCGCTACACGGTCGAGGACTCGATCTACCTCGGACAGGCGGCATCGGGCAAAGGCCTGGGAACGGCGCTGCTGGCCGCGCTCATCGAGGCCTGCGAGCAGAAGGGCATCCGCGAGCTCGTCGCGGTCATCAGCGACAAGGGCGCCGAGGGCTCGATCCGGCTCCATGAGAAGCTCGGCTTCACGGAGGTCGGGCGCATGGGCCGTGTCGGTTTCAAGTTCGGGCGTTGGCTCGGCACGGTCTATCTTCAGAAGTCGCTCAAGCCGAAGAAGAAGCGCGGTCTGTTCTCGCGCTGA
- a CDS encoding MFS transporter, giving the protein MTSTRAPGRSALGITAGLIGWFILVEIVSGILQGYYVPLFSDIVVHLGVHDADVNWFEAAQLLLSALVVPVMAKLGDMYGHKRILLIATILTAGATWWIAFAGSFWSFLIAWALQGFYVVWLPLEIALIFERGRRQGRGVSATRRAAGLLVVGLQAGAIVGALAAGRLFAATAENLSLTLMLPAVAVTLIGVVIWLGVPESEPVAGRRLDAGGFVILAVALLLVTGALTFLRINGPGFVWTWLLLAAGLAAFVWFVRFELRQEDPAVDIRVLRRPEMWPVQATAALVGISLLGAQGPLSTYAGTDSSLGYGLGLDATGRSNVIGVYLLSLIVGAVIFSITSRRASPRVVLIGAALLVGIGYLLFLPLHRELWQVLMNLSIAGLGSGALVAALPAAAAAAAPRGQTGIASALTNTTKTIGGTFASAVFGVVLAVGAGAVASSTAASLGGYITVWIVCAAGGFAAAAVLLVVPKVAFADTDTEATAHAAASGGTTAR; this is encoded by the coding sequence ATGACCAGCACCCGCGCGCCCGGTCGATCGGCACTCGGCATCACGGCGGGCCTGATCGGCTGGTTCATCCTCGTCGAGATCGTCAGCGGCATCCTGCAGGGCTATTACGTGCCCCTGTTCAGCGACATCGTGGTCCACCTGGGCGTCCACGACGCCGACGTCAACTGGTTCGAGGCCGCGCAGCTGCTGCTGTCAGCCCTCGTCGTCCCGGTGATGGCCAAGCTCGGCGACATGTACGGGCACAAGCGCATCCTCCTGATCGCCACGATCCTCACGGCCGGAGCCACCTGGTGGATCGCGTTCGCGGGTTCCTTCTGGAGCTTCCTCATCGCCTGGGCTCTGCAGGGCTTCTACGTCGTGTGGCTGCCGCTCGAGATCGCGCTCATCTTCGAGCGCGGACGCCGGCAGGGCCGTGGGGTCTCCGCCACCCGCCGCGCGGCCGGCCTTCTGGTCGTCGGTCTCCAGGCGGGTGCCATCGTGGGCGCACTGGCGGCCGGTCGACTGTTCGCGGCGACCGCCGAGAACCTCTCGCTGACCCTCATGCTGCCGGCGGTCGCCGTGACGCTGATCGGCGTCGTCATCTGGCTCGGTGTCCCGGAGTCCGAGCCTGTCGCCGGTCGGAGACTGGATGCGGGCGGCTTCGTCATCCTCGCGGTCGCGCTCCTGCTCGTCACCGGAGCCCTCACCTTCCTCCGCATCAACGGACCCGGCTTCGTGTGGACCTGGTTGCTGCTGGCGGCAGGTCTCGCCGCTTTCGTGTGGTTCGTGCGTTTCGAGCTCCGCCAGGAGGACCCCGCCGTCGACATCCGGGTGCTCCGCCGGCCCGAGATGTGGCCCGTGCAGGCCACGGCCGCTCTGGTGGGCATCAGCCTGCTCGGGGCACAGGGGCCGCTGTCGACCTACGCCGGCACCGACTCCTCGCTCGGCTACGGGCTGGGCCTGGATGCCACCGGTCGCTCCAACGTGATCGGCGTGTACCTCCTCTCTCTGATCGTCGGCGCCGTCATCTTCTCGATCACCTCGCGCCGTGCGAGTCCGCGCGTCGTGCTCATCGGGGCGGCTCTGCTCGTGGGCATCGGCTATCTGTTGTTCCTTCCGCTGCACCGCGAGCTGTGGCAGGTCCTGATGAACCTGTCGATCGCAGGCCTGGGCTCCGGCGCGCTCGTGGCCGCACTGCCCGCGGCCGCCGCGGCCGCCGCGCCGCGCGGCCAGACCGGCATCGCCTCCGCGCTGACGAACACGACCAAGACGATCGGCGGCACCTTCGCCTCCGCCGTGTTCGGCGTCGTGCTCGCTGTCGGCGCGGGCGCTGTCGCGAGCTCGACCGCCGCATCTCTGGGCGGCTACATCACCGTGTGGATCGTGTGCGCCGCCGGCGGTTTCGCCGCTGCCGCGGTGCTTCTCGTGGTGCCCAAGGTGGCGTTCGCGGACACCGACACCGAGGCCACGGCGCACGCCGCCGCCTCGGGAGGGACGACCGCCCGCTGA
- a CDS encoding ABC transporter permease: protein MRASRVPWWRRLFSEPAGATGVVIVLALLAVASLATFWTPYDPQAADVAGRWAGPGAAHLLGTDATGRDILSILMAGSRTTVAVAAGAGVIATIVGLTLAALGALTHRWVRESVAVLVDMLVAFPVLLIAMMISAVWGGSLAVVVWSVGIGFGVNIARVSRPELRRVLHSDFVVAARASGLSGWQNLTRHLLPNVAPVFIVQLSWSMAVAVLAEAGLSYLGFGAPVTEPSWGVLLSQLQQYLTVYPLSVLWPGLAITATVLGFNLLGDGLRDATDPTLRTRSGSARRARTHLPEVVA, encoded by the coding sequence ATGAGGGCGTCGCGCGTCCCGTGGTGGCGCCGGCTGTTCTCGGAGCCCGCCGGCGCCACCGGCGTGGTCATCGTCCTCGCGCTGCTGGCCGTCGCCTCCCTCGCGACGTTCTGGACTCCCTACGACCCTCAAGCCGCGGATGTGGCGGGCCGCTGGGCGGGGCCAGGCGCCGCCCATCTGCTGGGCACCGACGCCACCGGTCGCGACATCCTCAGCATCCTCATGGCGGGCTCGCGCACGACGGTCGCGGTGGCCGCCGGCGCGGGTGTCATCGCGACGATCGTGGGCCTCACCCTGGCCGCTCTCGGCGCTCTCACCCACCGCTGGGTGCGGGAGTCGGTGGCGGTCCTCGTCGACATGCTCGTCGCCTTCCCGGTGCTGCTGATCGCCATGATGATCTCGGCGGTGTGGGGCGGATCGCTGGCCGTCGTCGTGTGGTCCGTGGGCATCGGCTTCGGTGTCAACATCGCCAGGGTGAGCCGTCCCGAGCTGCGTCGCGTGCTGCACAGCGACTTCGTCGTGGCGGCGCGGGCCTCGGGGCTCTCCGGCTGGCAGAACCTCACACGGCATCTGCTGCCCAATGTGGCTCCCGTGTTCATCGTGCAGCTGTCCTGGTCGATGGCCGTCGCGGTGCTCGCCGAGGCCGGGCTCAGCTATCTGGGCTTCGGTGCCCCCGTGACGGAGCCGTCCTGGGGGGTGCTGCTGTCGCAGCTTCAGCAGTACCTCACCGTCTACCCGCTCTCGGTCCTGTGGCCGGGTCTCGCCATCACGGCCACCGTGCTCGGGTTCAATCTGCTGGGCGATGGGCTCCGCGACGCCACGGACCCGACGCTGCGCACGCGGAGCGGCTCGGCCCGCCGGGCGCGCACCCATCTTCCGGAGGTCGTCGCATGA
- a CDS encoding ABC transporter ATP-binding protein translates to MSLEVTDLVIEIDGVRVVDRLSFRVADGERLGIIGESGSGKSLTALAILGLLPEGAAASGSIRLNGREVIGATERELARVRGAEVGIVFQEPQTALNPIRTVGRQIAEAPRIHRGLGRAARREVAVTGARRVGLPEPERIVDRYPHQLSGGQRQRVAIAMALALDPGLLIADEPTTALDVTIQAEILDLLRTLVADAGMSLVFITHDLAVLAQIATHAVVMENGRIVEEGSVATLLTAPRSPATQGLLRDARATLWRPDEKEER, encoded by the coding sequence ATGAGCCTCGAGGTGACCGACCTCGTCATCGAGATCGACGGTGTCCGCGTCGTCGACCGGCTCAGCTTCCGGGTGGCCGACGGCGAGCGGCTCGGGATCATCGGCGAGTCCGGATCGGGCAAGTCGCTCACGGCGCTCGCCATCCTGGGGCTGCTCCCCGAAGGCGCCGCGGCGAGCGGCAGCATCCGGCTGAACGGCCGCGAGGTGATCGGCGCCACGGAGCGCGAGCTCGCCCGCGTCCGCGGCGCCGAGGTGGGCATCGTGTTCCAGGAGCCGCAGACGGCCCTGAACCCGATCCGCACGGTCGGCCGCCAGATCGCCGAGGCGCCGCGCATCCACCGGGGGCTGGGCCGAGCGGCACGGCGCGAGGTCGCCGTCACCGGTGCCCGGCGTGTGGGACTTCCCGAGCCCGAGCGCATCGTCGACCGATATCCGCATCAGCTCTCGGGCGGCCAGCGTCAACGCGTCGCGATCGCCATGGCTCTCGCGCTGGATCCCGGGCTGCTCATCGCGGACGAGCCGACGACGGCGCTCGACGTGACGATCCAGGCGGAGATCCTCGATCTGCTGCGCACACTGGTCGCGGATGCGGGGATGTCGCTCGTGTTCATCACGCACGACCTGGCGGTGCTCGCGCAGATCGCGACGCACGCGGTCGTGATGGAGAACGGACGCATCGTCGAGGAGGGTTCGGTGGCGACGCTGCTCACGGCTCCGCGTTCGCCCGCGACGCAAGGACTCCTCCGGGATGCACGGGCGACGCTGTGGCGCCCCGACGAGAAGGAGGAGCGATGA
- a CDS encoding SDR family oxidoreductase yields MANRRAVVTGASTGIGEATARRLRADGWDVVAVARRAERLAALEAETGAVAYAADLTVEADVQALADWLAASGSVHALVQVAGGARGVDDVADGDPDDWRWMYEANVLSTQRLVALLLPQLRRAAASDGHADTLFVTSTAAQVAYQGGGGYNAAKAAESMLVKALRLELNGEPIRVSEVAPGMVYTEEFSLNRLGGDQDAADAVYRGVENPLTPDDVADVIAYALGAPGHVNLDLVTVRPVAQSAQHLVAREPLRVREG; encoded by the coding sequence ATGGCGAACAGACGAGCAGTGGTGACGGGCGCGAGCACGGGGATCGGTGAGGCGACCGCACGGCGCCTGCGCGCCGACGGATGGGATGTGGTCGCGGTCGCCCGTCGCGCCGAGCGGCTCGCCGCGCTTGAGGCCGAGACCGGTGCCGTGGCGTACGCGGCTGATCTGACCGTCGAGGCCGATGTGCAGGCGCTCGCCGACTGGCTCGCCGCATCCGGTTCCGTGCACGCCCTCGTGCAGGTCGCGGGCGGCGCACGCGGCGTCGACGATGTCGCCGACGGCGACCCCGACGACTGGCGGTGGATGTACGAGGCCAACGTGCTGTCGACCCAGCGCCTGGTTGCGCTGCTGCTGCCCCAGCTGCGGCGAGCGGCCGCATCCGACGGCCACGCCGACACCCTCTTCGTGACCTCGACGGCCGCGCAGGTCGCGTACCAGGGCGGGGGCGGCTACAACGCCGCGAAGGCCGCGGAGAGCATGCTCGTCAAGGCGCTGCGACTCGAGCTGAACGGCGAGCCCATCCGCGTGAGCGAGGTGGCTCCGGGAATGGTCTACACCGAGGAGTTCTCCTTGAACCGGCTCGGCGGCGACCAGGATGCGGCAGACGCCGTCTACCGCGGTGTCGAGAACCCCCTGACTCCCGACGACGTCGCCGACGTCATCGCGTACGCACTGGGCGCGCCCGGCCACGTGAACCTCGACCTCGTGACGGTGCGCCCCGTCGCACAGTCCGCGCAGCACCTCGTCGCCCGCGAGCCCCTGCGCGTGCGCGAAGGCTGA